From Thermomonas sp. XSG, one genomic window encodes:
- a CDS encoding glycosyltransferase — protein sequence MKILHVITGLGIGGAERVLLDLSGEMVRQGHDVKIVSLFNDISAAARGVEPGVQIATLGITKSPTTWGPGVLGYLNELRRGSYAVVHAHMFHALVLAIIGKIFGVYSVPLVFTSHSSLVLGRARQFLLWSTRGLRSADVVFSRDQHVRLNSERCAVIPNGVLGRANPPGPRKAPESPGRWIFLNVARFSEPKNQLELVRQFAMLRVESSELWLVGDGPLREGVESAAKMLGVADRIRFLGERNDVMELLTKAHVFVLSSKWEGLPIVLLEAGITGVPVISTPVGSVPELLADDCGLVAEVTRLSDTMELTVLNYEAALGRADRLSLRVRERYSIEAAAKSHVGLYTEIQAAMSSRAKS from the coding sequence ATGAAAATACTCCACGTCATCACCGGACTCGGCATCGGGGGTGCGGAGCGCGTACTTCTTGATTTGTCGGGAGAAATGGTTCGGCAGGGACACGATGTCAAGATCGTGTCCCTGTTCAACGATATTTCCGCGGCTGCGCGAGGTGTTGAGCCGGGAGTGCAAATCGCGACACTCGGTATCACCAAGAGTCCGACGACATGGGGTCCAGGCGTTCTTGGATATTTGAACGAACTGCGCCGAGGGTCCTATGCGGTGGTGCATGCGCATATGTTCCATGCGCTGGTGCTTGCGATCATTGGGAAGATATTCGGCGTATATTCTGTTCCGCTCGTATTTACATCCCATAGCTCGTTGGTACTGGGGCGAGCGAGACAGTTCCTGCTCTGGTCAACCAGGGGGTTGCGATCTGCCGATGTGGTTTTTAGTCGTGATCAGCATGTTCGCTTGAACTCAGAGAGGTGCGCGGTTATTCCAAACGGCGTCCTTGGGCGAGCAAACCCGCCGGGGCCGAGAAAAGCTCCTGAAAGCCCTGGCCGCTGGATATTCCTGAATGTTGCGAGATTCTCAGAGCCAAAGAATCAGCTTGAACTGGTGCGTCAGTTCGCCATGTTACGGGTGGAGAGCTCGGAGTTGTGGCTGGTGGGGGACGGGCCTCTGCGGGAAGGTGTCGAGAGCGCTGCCAAGATGCTGGGCGTCGCTGACAGAATTCGGTTTCTCGGTGAGCGGAACGATGTGATGGAGTTGCTTACGAAAGCTCATGTCTTTGTGTTGAGCTCGAAGTGGGAAGGACTTCCCATCGTGCTGCTTGAAGCGGGAATCACAGGTGTGCCAGTGATTTCCACGCCGGTTGGAAGTGTCCCGGAGCTGCTGGCGGATGATTGTGGTCTCGTCGCCGAGGTTACGAGGTTGTCGGATACCATGGAATTGACTGTCTTGAATTACGAAGCGGCACTGGGCCGCGCGGACCGATTGTCATTACGTGTGAGAGAACGATATTCCATCGAGGCTGCCGCAAAATCCCATGTTGGGCTATATACGGAAATCCAAGCGGCCATGTCGAGCAGGGCAAAGTCATGA